In one window of Protaetiibacter larvae DNA:
- a CDS encoding SURF1 family protein, with amino-acid sequence MSATAHAPVTGWRRWGAYLALTVVFAIACGLLSWWQWARRAETVDEIQRVERNFDAEPRPVSELLPALDSWRLDDEWAPVLATGEYLGDEALLVRNRVRGGKPGFEQLVPFRLDDGTVFIVNRGWLPIGKTQDSPDSVPAPPSGEVTVVARLRQGEPELPGRTAPEGQIPSIDLTTIVDDLGVPGFTGAYGVLASEDPAVDEMPFPAIRPEADEGPHLSYALQWIAFGILAFIGLFWAWRRERRIAALPAELQAAARAPRRRHVDADVEDAILDSHAPSE; translated from the coding sequence ATGAGCGCGACCGCACACGCGCCCGTCACCGGCTGGCGGCGCTGGGGCGCCTACCTGGCGCTCACCGTGGTCTTCGCGATCGCCTGCGGCCTGCTCTCCTGGTGGCAGTGGGCGCGGCGCGCGGAGACGGTGGACGAGATCCAGCGCGTCGAGCGCAACTTCGACGCCGAACCGCGGCCGGTGAGCGAGCTGCTGCCCGCCCTCGACTCGTGGCGGCTCGACGACGAGTGGGCGCCCGTGCTCGCGACGGGCGAGTATCTCGGCGACGAGGCGCTGCTCGTGCGCAACCGGGTGCGCGGCGGCAAGCCCGGCTTCGAGCAGCTCGTGCCGTTCCGGCTCGATGACGGAACGGTCTTCATCGTGAACCGCGGCTGGCTGCCGATCGGGAAGACCCAGGACTCCCCCGACAGCGTTCCGGCACCGCCGAGCGGCGAGGTGACCGTGGTCGCTCGCCTGCGTCAGGGCGAGCCGGAGCTGCCGGGGCGCACCGCGCCGGAGGGGCAGATCCCCTCGATCGACCTGACCACGATCGTGGACGACCTCGGCGTGCCGGGCTTCACGGGCGCCTACGGCGTGCTCGCGAGCGAGGACCCGGCCGTCGACGAGATGCCGTTCCCCGCGATCCGGCCCGAGGCGGACGAGGGACCGCACCTCTCCTACGCGCTGCAGTGGATCGCCTTCGGCATCCTGGCCTTCATCGGCCTGTTCTGGGCCTGGCGCCGCGAGCGGCGTATCGCCGCGCTCCCCGCGGAGCTGCAGGCCGCCGCGCGGGCGCCGAGACGCCGCCACGTCGACGCCGACGTCGAGGACGCGATCCTGGACTCTCACGCGCCGAGCGAATAG
- a CDS encoding beta-ketoacyl-ACP reductase, whose translation MTSRTVLVTGGNRGIGYAIAEEFLAQGHRVAVTARSGEGPAGALTVRADVTDAASIDAAFTEVEEKLGAVEVVVANAGITRDTLLLRMSDDDFTQVIDTNLSGAFRVVKRASKGMLKARFGRVILVSSVVGLLGSAGQVNYAASKSGLVGIARSLTRELGSRGITANVVAPGFIETDMTAELPEDQQKQYLSQIPAGRFASPLEVARVIAWLASDDAGYISGAVIPVDGGLGMGH comes from the coding sequence ATGACCTCACGCACCGTCCTCGTCACCGGCGGCAACCGCGGCATCGGCTACGCGATCGCCGAGGAGTTCCTCGCCCAGGGCCACCGGGTCGCCGTCACCGCACGCTCCGGGGAGGGCCCGGCCGGCGCGCTCACGGTGCGCGCCGACGTGACCGACGCGGCATCCATCGACGCCGCCTTCACCGAGGTGGAGGAGAAGCTCGGAGCGGTCGAGGTCGTGGTGGCGAACGCCGGCATCACGCGCGACACCCTGCTGCTGCGGATGAGCGACGACGACTTCACCCAGGTGATCGACACGAACCTCTCGGGCGCCTTCCGCGTCGTGAAGCGCGCCTCGAAGGGCATGCTGAAGGCCCGCTTCGGGCGCGTGATCCTCGTCTCGAGCGTCGTCGGCCTGCTCGGCAGCGCCGGCCAGGTGAACTACGCCGCCTCGAAGTCCGGGCTCGTGGGCATCGCCCGTTCGCTCACCCGGGAGCTGGGCTCGCGCGGCATCACCGCGAATGTCGTCGCACCGGGATTCATCGAGACCGACATGACGGCCGAACTGCCCGAGGACCAGCAGAAGCAGTACCTGTCTCAGATCCCGGCGGGACGGTTCGCCTCACCGCTCGAGGTGGCGCGCGTCATCGCCTGGCTCGCCTCGGACGACGCCGGCTACATCTCCGGCGCGGTCATCCCCGTCGACGGCGGCCTGGGGATGGGGCACTAG
- a CDS encoding DUF3099 domain-containing protein, translated as MVQEPTGGAKYAGCIAKPPVVHTVTELPPSPELERRSRMIKYTIAMSIRVVCLALCLVVPGWWLLIPAVGAVFLPYFAVVIANNAHTGERGRVRRPGALVRRNPDDAS; from the coding sequence ATGGTTCAGGAGCCTACCGGCGGAGCGAAGTACGCTGGATGCATCGCCAAGCCTCCCGTCGTCCACACCGTCACCGAGCTGCCGCCCTCGCCCGAGCTCGAGCGGCGATCGCGCATGATCAAGTACACGATCGCGATGTCGATCCGCGTCGTGTGCCTCGCGCTGTGTCTCGTGGTGCCGGGCTGGTGGCTCCTCATCCCCGCCGTCGGCGCCGTCTTCCTGCCGTACTTCGCGGTCGTGATCGCCAACAACGCGCACACCGGCGAGCGCGGGCGGGTGCGTCGCCCGGGCGCGCTCGTGCGCCGCAATCCGGACGACGCGTCGTGA